A window of Vidua macroura isolate BioBank_ID:100142 chromosome 4, ASM2450914v1, whole genome shotgun sequence genomic DNA:
TGTTTGAGGACAAAACTGAGtaaactgctgcttttaaagAAGCTGTTTTAGGAGTAGGAGCTGTGTCATTTTTGTGCAGGTATCTGGTGTCATTGCTTGAGTCCTTGCAAGTGTAGTCTACATAGCTTGCCCTTAAAGGTAGATGCAAATGTTAGTAATGTTCAGCTTAAAACGTATGATGTTCTGCTGCCCCCAGTCcatggggagggaggaaggaggctgtAGTTACCAGCATGCacagaaaaatactgttctGAGGGCTAAtccctttcctttctcagtTGTACAGACTGGAGCGTTATGACGATTGTCTGGCCGCGTACAGGGACCTCATCCGCAACTCCCAGGATGAGTatgaggaggagagaaaaaccaATCTCTCTGCTGTTGTGGCAGCACAAAGCACATGGGAGAAGGTGGTGCCAGTAAGTGAGTATGTATGTCTTTGGGTGTAAGAGTGAGAGCCAAGGAATTAAAGGATACAAATTGTATTGGAATTGTGGATACTGAACAGGACAGAAATGTGTTCCTGTCTCATAAAGATTTCTGAGTATATTGAAGATCACTTAGGGGTTTTCCCTGTATGGAGGAATAAatgctgtttttatttatgaattatACTTCACCTTTGATCTCTAGAGAGCTTGTACTTTAGATGTTACAGTAGAGCAGGAAGTAGATATTTCTGAACCTGCATTAGCAGAACACCTGTGGTGACTAGCAGTTTTCTCTCTCATTACCCTCTTGCCCAGGGTTAAAGCTAGTTGCTCTGATCACCCAGCCATGtttgggaatatttttgttaatgagCTGTGAAGATTGTAATGTTCACATTTGTTTAGAAATCCTTATCTTTGGAGGTGCACACAGCATGCTCAGCTTTCTGTTCAGTGCTGTGGATCCACTTTCTAATTCTCTAGAGCAGCAGTTCTTAGTTGCCCTCTTGCACCAGCCTAGGTAGTCCCCAGGTTCaggctggagtttccttgctGCCTTATCAGTTGCCTCTGACTTTGTGCAGTGTGAGGGAAGATCCTTTGTGCTGCAACTTACTTGCCAGGTATGTGCCCCGTTAAATTTGCtccttaaatttatttttcaaggatTAGTTTGAATGTACAGGAAGACTCTGGTTTGTGTCTGTTGCCTGTTAAATCTGTTGGTGTTTATGCAatgttatatttatttttcatgctaGGAGGATTTAGGCCTTCGAGAGGCTACCTACGAGCTGTGTTATAACAGTGCGTGTGCATTGATTGGGCAAGGAAAGCTGAATGAAGCAAtgaaaaaactacaaaaagcagaaggtaAAAGCTTAGTGAGGTGAGAGGGAAGTTTCGTGTGGTAGAAGTAGTTATTTGCTCTCTGTAGACAGCAATCAGAGGAAAAGAGGTTTTGAGAACTTAAAAACTgaccagcagcaggattttttgTGAAACTGGTGTTTTTGGACAAATGTTACTCTGCAACTCTTTTCCAGAGCCATGCAGCATGTCCTGGCTCTCCTACAGCCCCCTGGTTTGTATTCAATAagtttgtgcatttttttgAAGCAGGAAGTAGATGTGAGTGTAATCTCATAAGCATGAGATGAGATTTTGTTAGTATGAGTATGTACTTGAATACATGCTATAAAAGTTCAAAATAGTTCACGGAATGAATTGGTATAAGCCAGTAAATGAGCTTTTTagcaaagaggatttttttctatggGGTGAAAGGGGGATTTTATGCGTTTAAAAAAAGTCTGGGGAGAGAACTAGGAAGGACTAGTTCTGTCTGATCTAATTGCTCTTGCAGATAAATAGGTCAGTTCTGTCCCAATTTTGATGAAGAATAACAAGTGTCCCATACAACTGATAAGCATGTGTAATTTGAGCCTATGTCCTTTGATAGTAGTCCTTTGGAGAGCAAACAACAGATATTCTGGTGAAGTATGAGAAAGTGACTAGTATGGGTACTGAAAACTAAAAGAATTGCTGCCCCGTAAAGGTTGTTGTAAGCTGAATGTTGCAGGTTTGCAGTGCTTAACTCATGAGACCAGTGAGCAGTTGCTGCTGATCCCTATGGGAAAAAATCAGGAGCTAGGTCTAAGGAAGTTTGCTCAGGAGAGAAAATGAGTGTCTGGGAGGGACAGTATCTTTTGTGCCTTTGATAGTTCTTCTGCATCACATAGTCTGCTCTCTTATGCTTAGTCCCATCCATCATCAGACTGGTAGTCTGCTGTGCCCTTGTAGTGCTGCAGAAGTTTCAGGGATACATAGAAAGGTTCTATGTTCCCTCATGCTTcttgtctggtttttttttttccctaaaagcCTTCtaaattgtgtttttaaatttgtttttccttgtagAGCTGTGCCGCCAGTCGCTGTCAGAAGACTCTGTAAGTTCCTGATGTTGTTCTAGAGAGTGCTTTGCAGCAGTGGAAGCGAGGGTGCAGTCACAAAGTGCAGagagccagagcagagccagggctgctctgctggtaCCAGCATGTGAGGCTGGGGCAGCCATCATGGCTGTTGCAGGACGGCAGCTGACACCACAGGCTGTTTGCTGCTGTGCTCCTTGCATAGTTGCCTGTTCTGGTGCATGTAGAAGGGTGCAGGTTGTCTGAAACCTCCCTGTGACCTACCCCTGCTAGGGATGAACGTCCTGAGTGAGTGGTGAGAAACAGGGAATTTGTAGCCAATCGTTGCAGAGCGACAGATTGAATGTACAAGTTAAGGTAATCTTCAGATTCTAGCTGGAGTGGGtcagctttcttttctcctagTTTAAGTCAGATATGCTTCTGTTTGTGCTGTGGCTGCAACCTTCACCTGTGGTAGCTGGGGTATTTTGCTGCTAATACTGCCCAGGAATGCTCACAGATGTTTGCCAGCAGAGTGCTGAAGCTGGAAGAGAGGTGAGATAGCagctttttactttttgctttGATTATCCTTCAGGATGTGACAGAAGAAGACATTGAGGCTGAACTGGCTATTATTCATGGCCAGATGGCTTATATCATGCAACTGCAGGGGCGTACAGAGGATGCTTTACAGCTCTACAATCAAATAATCAAGTTGaagtaagggtttttttaaaaagcaaatgcacAGCCTTCCATTTGTGAGAGACTGCTGTTCAGTAACAGtatgctttctgcttttcttatcTGCAGGCCAACAGATGTAGGACTCCTTGCTGTCATTGCAAATAATATCATCACAATTAACAAGGTATCGAATTACCTTGCCACTTTCATTGTGGTTAGTCAGCTTGCTTCTCTGCTTCTGTGGAAAAAAGGGAGATAATCAGTAAAGATGTTTTCTTAAACAATAGTTAAATTGCAAACACAGGGaccttttcttcttcaagaAGTGTAGTGAAATCTTCTCATGATGTGCGATTTCCGCAGGACCAAAATGTCTTTGATTCAAAGAAAAAGGTGAAGCTGACCAATGCAGAAGGTGTTGAGCATAAACTCTCCAAGAAGCAGCTCCAGGCGATTGAATTCAACAAAGCTTTGCTTGCAATGTACACTAACCAGGTAGGGGAAACTGATCTGTGATAAGTAGCTATGGATTAAATCCACAGGAGTTTGACTGGGCAAAAATGGAGATGCCACTGTTCTATTTCAGAAGATAGGACCACTTGGTTTAGGCACATAagtaagcagaaaaataaaatcatcccTAAAAGCACAACTGTCTGTTTAGTGACTTGGGTATCGCTGTAGGGAGGATGGTGTGGAGATAACTAGAAGACAAAAAGGATGTGGGGGTTCTTAGACGTATCTGAAGGGCCACTAAGAGGACTTCTTGgttctgtgtactcatttcagGGGAGTCACCACTAGTATCTCTTCGTATATACTGTTGGTTTCTTAGCCCTGTGTAAGGTGCTCACAGAGGTTGAGAAAAGTGTGTTCTGTCTTTCCACTCCAGGCAGATCAGTGCCGCAAGCTGTCAGCAAGCCTGCAGTCCCAGAGTCCTGAGcatctgctccctgtgcttATCCAGGCAGCCCAGCTGTGTCGTGAGAAGCAGCATGCAAAGGCCGTAGGGCTTCTGCAGGTAGGTTAAGAGAAAGTTGGCCAAGCACCATTTAAACATGTGCAttgtgttttcctgtgcttttttcccttagtttgttttgtttggtttaaatTTCCAGGGGTATCTGActccttcttttgttttggtttaatgCTGCTGGAAAGCCTTCACACCCTAttgaaaaattctgcttttaaaggGGAATAGTTGCCTTACACTTCTGATTTTTATGCTTACGAAGCTGTAGTAGACTTCTAGGGTAAGCAGTaggctttgctgctctgcttACAAGCAGTTTGCAGCACCCTTCATTGGAGGGAATGAGTGGCCTGGGATAGAAATCTGAAAGGGCACACTTGGGGGTCcttctctgctgtgtgctgaaATCTGCCTGTGCTGGAAAGCTTTCTTTGGCTCTTGCCAGCTTGCTGTGACTGAGCATGACATAGAATTcaccaaagcagcagcctggtgCCCACACACAAGTTGAATTGTTGTTTCTTCTGACTCCCAGGACTTTGCAGACCAGCACCCTGCCAGTGCAGCTGAGATCAAGCTGACGATGGCCCAGCTAAAAATCGCTCAAGGTATCTAGTGTTCTCCTTTGTTGGGAAGTGTCTGCACATGACATGGGTACAAGGGGTGAGAAAAACAGACTTCAGGGCAATCTTTGCTGCAATCACTGTTGTGACAGGGGTGCAGAGCAGAGATTCTTTCAGTCAGGTAATACATATATTTAGCTACGGCAGGATGATGCTGCTAGCTAATGTCTGGATACACAGGCTCCACAGATTGCTGGCAGAAATGCCCACAGTCTGTGAAATGCTGAATCTCTTCTGGGGCAGGATAATATTGGGAGCAGTGTGAGGCTCCATAATGGTACCATTCCTGTATGCAGTCAGGCAGCACAGACTTGAGCCTGAAGAGAACTCCCTGGTAGCCAAAGCTTGCTCCTGAACCCTTGCAGGATGTGACAAGAGCAGAAGAGTCCATTGTGTGGAGGTCTGTCCTTAACTCCTGCAGTGGGGGAGAGGTTGTGAGAAGGGGAATTGTTCTGTCCCCATTGTTTACCTTTGGCTCGAAGTTCACGGGTGGGATCAGGTGTTGTGATGCCATTCAGAGTATGTTCTTCCTTGTCTCTCTTCTAGGCAGTGTCACCAAAGCCTGCATGATCCTGAGGAGCATAGAAGAACTGCAGCACAAGCCTGGTATGGTAAGCAAAACTCCATCTGGACTGTGTAAGGTTTTTCCCTTGTAGGAGAGCTTTGCACTGCTTGCTCCTTTTTGCCTCTCCCCCATGGCTGCCACTTGACTTGAGCATCTGCAGGATTCTGAGCCCGTCTTCCTTGTCTTGGACAAAGGTGGTATTATAACTTGCTTCAGGTAGCCTGAACATAGTCACAGAAGTACTCTGCCTGTCAGAGGGATGCTCTCTGCCTATGTTCCCACTCTCTGGTAATCTCTCAGTCCTGCATGTTGCCTGGATTTACTTGCATAACATGACTGGAGCAACTGCTGGTTGCTGGTAGGTACTGTTGGGACGTTTTAGAAGCAGCTTTAGGACAGCAGGCCTTAGGGGGAAAGTGCTGTGTTCCATCCCTGCAGCATCACCCTGATCTGCATGCTTATCCACACCTGCTATTCAGAAAAGCTTGATGGCCTTGTAAATGCTCTCATGTTCAGCATGAGCATCTTGAACAGGGGCTGATAGTTGGATCTGTTCCAATTGTGACTGTCAATAGTTATAAGTTAACAATAACAGCTCTTCGCCCTGGGTCACCTCTGCTTGTGACTGGGATGTCAGCAAATGGATGGTATCCTTATAATCTCTTTAgtgctgatttcttttttcatagcTCTTGGGGTAGAGAACGGGGGATGAAAAAGGTTTTCTAATGAAACTGAGTCCTGTGATAAGCAAATAAAGTGCCAAGACAGGAAAGTTCCATCTATGAATGCAATCTTAGGCTTATACCATAGGAGAAAGATGTTGGGGATGTTCCTTTGGGAGTGACTTGGGTAGGAAGATGTGGCCTGGGTATCCTGCCTGTTACCACAGCTGTTTTTTagggacagagcagaaagcTCACGCTGACTCTGCTTTTGGGAAATCCCATTGTTTAACTGCTGAGACTCTGGCTGTAGACAATTTGCATGAAGATCTGCTATTTACTGCTCTTGAATGTTTACAGGTGTCTGCATTGGTGACAATGTACAGTCATGAAGAGGATATCGACAGTGCAATTGAAGTCTTCACACAGGCTATCCAGTGGTATCAGCAACACCAGGCAAGTCAGACCAGAGGAGCTAATGTGCAAGAATCTGTCCTGGATTTTCTAGTCAGTCCAAATCAGCTTTTCCTGTTGATGTGTAGCCACAGCAGTTATTCAGCTGGGGATTTGGAGACATGTGAAATCCTGTTTTGTGAGCATTTAtcaataatatattattttagaTGTGTTACAAatagggagcagcagctcctgccagatTAGGAGGGTGGCATCAATAGATGCCTAAATGTAGCAATCAGGACTTCTCCCTGATGGGAAAATAtggtggagcagcaagctgCCTTTCCCATGCAGTTCTGCCTCACTTCCCAGAGTGCAAAGGTGGTCTACTTTCTGCATGACAGGATGTTAACTCAGTTCTCCTTGGCCAAGCCTCAGGTGTATTAAAGCCAGCTAGAGCTGGGCTCCATGATGTGATAATAAGGAACTAATTAGGGCTGCTGTGTCTTTCAGCCAAAGTCTCCTGTCCACTTGTCACTGATAAGGGAAGCTGCCAACTTCAAACTAAAGCATGGCAGGAAGAAGGAAGCAATCAGCGACTTGGAGGAGCTCTGGAAGTGAGTTGGGtggttgctgagcagcaggtcTCCACCCAGAGTCCTCTGCAAGC
This region includes:
- the SRP72 gene encoding signal recognition particle subunit SRP72 is translated as MAAAAGAAAAAGLWSEVNRCGQNGDFARALKSVNKILQINKDDVTALQCKVVCLIQNGNFKEALGVINTHTKVLTSDVIAFEKAYCEYRLNRIESALKTIQSASQQTDKLKELYGQVLYRLERYDDCLAAYRDLIRNSQDEYEEERKTNLSAVVAAQSTWEKVVPEDLGLREATYELCYNSACALIGQGKLNEAMKKLQKAEELCRQSLSEDSDVTEEDIEAELAIIHGQMAYIMQLQGRTEDALQLYNQIIKLKPTDVGLLAVIANNIITINKDQNVFDSKKKVKLTNAEGVEHKLSKKQLQAIEFNKALLAMYTNQADQCRKLSASLQSQSPEHLLPVLIQAAQLCREKQHAKAVGLLQDFADQHPASAAEIKLTMAQLKIAQGSVTKACMILRSIEELQHKPGMVSALVTMYSHEEDIDSAIEVFTQAIQWYQQHQPKSPVHLSLIREAANFKLKHGRKKEAISDLEELWKQNPKDVHTLAQLISAYSLVDPEKAKVLSKHLPSSDTMSLKVDVDALENSHGATYVRKKAGKLTGDNQQKEQGQGEVKKKKKKKKGKLPKNYDPKVTPDPERWLPMRERSYYRGRKKGKKKDQVGKGTQGSTTTGSSELDASRTASSPPTSPRPGSGAAVSATSNVIPPRHQKPAGAPATKKKQQQKKKKGAKGGW